The sequence below is a genomic window from Trichosurus vulpecula isolate mTriVul1 chromosome 5, mTriVul1.pri, whole genome shotgun sequence.
GGACAGAAGAATACAAAGAGAATGCTTCATATTAGACGGTGTCAGCATTTGAAACTAATAACCAAgacatttgtttcttttatacattttaaagcaAACAGACACTTAAAGTTGATTCTTCCAAAGACCTTTGCATTTAGAGAATTAAGGAAGTCATGGTTCTCgagtcattctcttcttggaGACAAAAATATTATACTGATGGGACCTCCTGGTTCTGGGAAAACAACAGTGGGCAAAATAATAGGTCAAAAACTAGGTTGTGGTGTTATGGATGTGGATAATGATATCCTTGAAACAACATGGAATATGACTGTGGCTGAAAAATTGAAGGATGTTGGTAATGCGCAATttttagaagaggaaggaaaagtgcTGTTAAACTTTTCTGCATCTGGAATTGTAATTTCCCTCTCTGGGTCAAATCCAATGCATGATGCTACCATGCAGCATCTGAAGAAAAATGGAATAGTTGTATATCTGGATGTACCTGTAACAGATATAATAGATCGTCTGAATTTAATGAAGATAGATCGAATTGTGGGCCAGAACTCTGGAATGCCTCTAAAAGAAATACTTCAATATAGGAGACAGTTCTATAAAAAGTGGTATGACGTTCGTATATTTTGTGAAGATGGAGCATCTGCAGAGGTAATAGCTGATAAAGTCTTTGATGCAGTTAAGAGGTATCAAGATGTAGACTCAGAAACATTTGTTTCAACCAGATATAAGTCCAAACACCCTGGAGAAAGAATTTCCACAAAACACTTTAGTGATGCTGTTCTTGAGGGATTAGCTTCTGACGGTGGGCTCTTTGTTCCTCAGAAGGAATTTCCAAAATTAAGCTGTTCAGAATGGAAAAGCTTAGTAGGAGCAACTTACGTAGAAAGAGCACAAGTAATATTGGAGAAATGTATACATCCTGTTGACATACCTGCTTCCAGATTGGGAGAAATGATTGAAACTGCTTATGGAGAAAACTTTGCCTGCTCCAAAATTGCCCCTGTAAGGCACCTTTCAGGCAATCAGTTCATTTTGGAATTATTTCATGGACCAACAGGATCATTTAAAGATTTATCATTACAACTAATGCCACATATATTTGCACACTGTATTCCTCGAACTTGTAATTATTTGATCCTTGTAGCTACTTCTGGAGACACAGGGAGTGCTGTATTGAATGGTTTTAGTCGTCTTACTAGCAGTGATAAGCAAAGAATAGCTGCAGTCACATTCTTTCCTGAAGATGGAGTAAGTGATTTTCAGAAAGAACAAATGATTGGAAGTCAGAGAGAAAATGGGTGGGCAGTAGGTGTCAAGTCAGATTTTGATTTTTGCCAGACAG
It includes:
- the THNSL1 gene encoding threonine synthase-like 1, translated to MLHIRRCQHLKLITKTFVSFIHFKANRHLKLILPKTFAFRELRKSWFSSHSLLGDKNIILMGPPGSGKTTVGKIIGQKLGCGVMDVDNDILETTWNMTVAEKLKDVGNAQFLEEEGKVLLNFSASGIVISLSGSNPMHDATMQHLKKNGIVVYLDVPVTDIIDRLNLMKIDRIVGQNSGMPLKEILQYRRQFYKKWYDVRIFCEDGASAEVIADKVFDAVKRYQDVDSETFVSTRYKSKHPGERISTKHFSDAVLEGLASDGGLFVPQKEFPKLSCSEWKSLVGATYVERAQVILEKCIHPVDIPASRLGEMIETAYGENFACSKIAPVRHLSGNQFILELFHGPTGSFKDLSLQLMPHIFAHCIPRTCNYLILVATSGDTGSAVLNGFSRLTSSDKQRIAAVTFFPEDGVSDFQKEQMIGSQRENGWAVGVKSDFDFCQTAIKKMFNDSDFTGFLTIEYGTTLSSANSINWGRLLPQVIYHASAYLDLVNQGFISFGNPVDVCIPTGNFGNILAAVYAKMMGIPIRKFICASNQNHVLTDFIKTGHYDLRKRKLVQTFSPSIDILRSSNLERHLHFVTDRDGKLMAKLFQQLENQQHFQLEKIIVEKLQQDFVADWCSEENCLAAINSTYHTLGYILDPHTAVAKVVADRIQDKTCPVILASTAHYSKFAPAIMQALKIKELSQTSSSQLCLLSSYNALPPPHEALLERIKQREAKYHVCAPDVNILKDHVETLIRNHFMKVF